In Gossypium arboreum isolate Shixiya-1 chromosome 3, ASM2569848v2, whole genome shotgun sequence, the sequence AtcaattaatgattaaataaacatataatgactaaatttaaaTCTACCACTttcataatatatgtatatatatagactaatagcagaatttaacttttaaaaaatatgaatttttgttGGTTTTAAGCTTTTAATATACAAATCTTATAATTACAAATAAAATtgtggaaaaataaaaaataaaaccagTTTTTTATTAGTAgtgattttatattaataaaatgacaatctaaaataaatgtattattttCAACCTAAAACATTAACTTGAAGCTTCAATTTTATTATGTTAATCAAACCTTCATTTTGTTCTTCTATAagttattaataaatataattattttcggATGTAACACAATCTAATAGATTATAAAACCTGTAGGATTTATCATTATGTAGTTTTTGTATCAATACAGTCATGAAATTTTCAGACAACATCGTGGGAAGTTAGCCATATCAATGGTATCATCATCCCTGCCTCACTCACTTATCACCCCAGCAATGCTGGAAACAATTCACATAGAAAGTACATGTTTTCCTAATCCCCCGACCCCCCGTTTCATCGAGTTGCAATAATCAACTTCAAGCTGGATTTCTCTGCATGTTTGGATTAACAGGTGCAATATCAGAGCTAAAGTACTTCACCTTGACAAATTTCATTGTGTTCCATTAGCAAGATGTCCTTGGCGCGCTGAAATCATTCGCCATGAGAATCTTGTATGCCAAAAACGACTTCTGCTTGCTCCTTTCGGCTAACCCACATCCTGATACCAGCCAAAACAGAACTGTCGGTTTAGATTCGAACATCTATATTTGAAGAAATATGATGTATCTTTATTCTTCTCTAGACTGATAGCAAGACTCGTGATTATTTAGCATGGGTGCAtattaaaatgatgaagaaaTCGGTATTAAATATCAACTGATGCATTTTGTGTTTGCTAGTAATGACTCAGAGTCGAAGATTCCTTTTACGACAAAGcaggaaaaaaaggaaaaaggaaaagctTCAACCCATGTTTTATCTCCTACCTTTCAAAGACATATTCTCTAATAGGtttcatttgaaaaaaaaaaaatcatcaagaaacagAGATAGTAAGACAACTCCTCACCCAATGGCTGTATGTATGCTGGAACAACTATAAAGAAAATGACACAAGTGGCAGAACAGAGAATCCATGTATAAGGCAAATCAACTAATCTGGTGGCACAGTGAATGAAGAACAGATggctcaaatatatatatatataaactcagAAAACTACAGCTCAAGTGACCAACCGATTCCAAAGGCCTCTGATGCATCAGTGGTGGAACAATGGCAGCGCTTTGATTCATGGAACCGCCAGTTTGGCAGGGTCTGGAATGTACTTCACTATCAGTGGTGCCAACACCCGACTGCTGGATCCCAGAGAACATTAGTTAATCACAATGCAATTAATGAAAAAAAGAGCAAAAAACCCCCCCTTAAATTAACAGATATACATCAAGAGATTATacagaataattataaattaatcacACTTTTTATAATCCATGACCACTAAAAGAGTTTTTTCAGATTAGAACTTTCCTAAATTTTTCTATTAGGCAGTATGTACAAATGTACAAGTTATATCAACTGCAAGGCACAATAAGCAATTAAGTCCAAAATTCTGCTCCCTTCTAAATCAAGATATGACTCATCATAGTACTTCAACAGGGCTAATTGGACAAATCACTTTGAATTACGTACAAGGCGGTAATTTCTACAGCACAAATTTAAAAGATCTTCACTCACTTCTAAGAAAGATACAGGACCGGGAGACAAAGCCATACGACAAAAAATGTAACTTTAAACATTGAGAACATGAATAATCAGAGAAAGATTTAAATAGTTCATACATCTGATAGGCCTTTGATCTGTACAATTATGATTGTAATATCATCGGTTCGATTTTCAAGCTCCAACCAACGTTTATAGGAGTCTCCAGCAATTGCAGTACAAGCATCGCTGGGATCTTTGTATGCCGTCGCCtgaaataagaaaattataaatttgtcAATGAAATGCTCAAGTTCTGTCTCAAATATCTTTCGAAACCAGCTGGAACCATGGATTGTTACATCTGAGAGAAGCCACTTATAAACGACAATGAGTTAATTTACTGATAATATCAGTAATTGGAGCGGTCAACTAATAGTTCAAAAAGAAAAAGACAGAAAATTCTTTTGAACTTCCCTTTTCGGGTTTACTTATAAAACTCAATAGCGTAAAACAGGTTTACAAACATTGTTTTGcaataaacatgcattaaaatcTAATGTATAAGACACTTTAGCCGTGGCCTGCAAATCAAAAGCAAGTATAAGCAAATGGTTGATGTATAGATAGATATACCATGGCATTATAAAGCAAATGGGAAAAGTAAGGATAATTTATAGATTCCAAAGATTCACATGTATCGTACCATGTTGACAACAGTTTGGCTTGAGAGAAACTCGAAAACTCCATCACTTGCAACAACAAAGAAAAGATGACTGGGTGTAAGCCTAACAATAGAAATCTCAGGAACTGCAATCACACCAATCTTCTCTGCCGTGCTATCTCCTACACTCCTTGTAAATGCAGTCCCAGGATACATTCCGTTCGGAACCCACAACCTCGGAGGATCGCCACCATGACTTTCTTCATCACCCCAATGTTGAATATCTGGGTCTTTAAGGCCTTCCACTTGATCAACACTCAGAACCCTGGCCCCAAAGAGTTTCACCCGATCGTATTCATCTTTCCTAAATGGTGTCTGATCCACGGATAAATCCTCAGCCAAAATTCGATCCCCATCCTTAACAGCGATCACAGCCCTTGAATCACCCACATTAGCAACATAAAGTGTATCCCCAACAACCAGTACAGTTATCGCTGTGGTACCACTTAGAGCATCATCAATCTCACTATCACGTAACTCGGAATTCGTAGCTAAAAATGCTGAATTATAAGCTTTTAAAGGATCATCCAATAACGTGGGGTCACTGGATAATATTTCTACAAGTTtatccttaacaaaatttgaacaTTGAGCACCATATTGACCATGTCCATCAAATACTCCAAAGAAATGAACATTCGGGTTACCTTgaatttgtgttttgatgcagaaaCTATCTTGGTTTTCCCTATCAGTTGTGTCTGGGTAATAACCATGTTGTGTTAAGCTTGAGTACTGCAAGGTGAAATTGTGAGATGGAACATGAACTAACTCCAATGACCTTTGTGTAAGACCGTCTTTGTTTTTATAAGGTCTTATTCCTCTCTGATGATGACCTGCATCCTCATCTGATGTTGATGAATCTCTGTTACAACACTTTCCATGAGCACAACCCATTATTTCAAAACACACActgacacacacacacaaaagaaagaaagaataattCTTTTACTAAAAGTGCAGCTCAAGCGTTTGATAAAAGGCCAAAAAGAAACTGGAACTGAGACGGGTCGAAAGAAGAAgcatttttaggtgaaaatggaCAGATGGGTTTCTCTTGAAGCTgacattttagatttttatgggAATTTGGTTAGAAAACATGCTTTAAAGAGAACAAATCGAAGGGAACTTGGGgaaaaaaaaactctaaaaagAGGGGGAAAAAACGTGATTTTTATGGGGTCACTGCAAACTGCAAAACAATGGAGTTGGGGTTTTAAGACAAACAGGAAGAATAAACCCTTTAACAAGCAAAAACAAAAAAGTGAAACCCTAAATCAAGGCTAGGGAAAAGAAGAAA encodes:
- the LOC108487363 gene encoding probable protein phosphatase 2C 35 isoform X1, whose product is MGCAHGKCCNRDSSTSDEDAGHHQRGIRPYKNKDGLTQRSLELVHVPSHNFTLQYSSLTQHGYYPDTTDRENQDSFCIKTQIQGNPNVHFFGVFDGHGQYGAQCSNFVKDKLVEILSSDPTLLDDPLKAYNSAFLATNSELRDSEIDDALSGTTAITVLVVGDTLYVANVGDSRAVIAVKDGDRILAEDLSVDQTPFRKDEYDRVKLFGARVLSVDQVEGLKDPDIQHWGDEESHGGDPPRLWVPNGMYPGTAFTRSVGDSTAEKIGVIAVPEISIVRLTPSHLFFVVASDGVFEFLSSQTVVNMATAYKDPSDACTAIAGDSYKRWLELENRTDDITIIIVQIKGLSDQSGVGTTDSEVHSRPCQTGGSMNQSAAIVPPLMHQRPLESDVG
- the LOC108487363 gene encoding probable protein phosphatase 2C 35 isoform X2, encoding MGCAHGKCCNRDSSTSDEDAGHHQRGIRPYKNKDGLTQRSLELVHVPSHNFTLQYSSLTQHGYYPDTTDRENQDSFCIKTQIQGNPNVHFFGVFDGHGQYGAQCSNFVKDKLVEILSSDPTLLDDPLKAYNSAFLATNSELRDSEIDDALSGTTAITVLVVGDTLYVANVGDSRAVIAVKDGDRILAEDLSVDQTPFRKDEYDRVKLFGARVLSVDQVEGLKDPDIQHWGDEESHGGDPPRLWVPNGMYPGTAFTRSVGDSTAEKIGVIAVPEISIVRLTPSHLFFVVASDGVFEFLSSQTVVNMATAYKDPSDACTAIAGDSYKRWLELENRTDDITIIIVQIKGLSDSGVGTTDSEVHSRPCQTGGSMNQSAAIVPPLMHQRPLESDVG